The following are encoded together in the Vespa crabro chromosome 12, iyVesCrab1.2, whole genome shotgun sequence genome:
- the LOC124428448 gene encoding uncharacterized protein LOC124428448 isoform X2 yields the protein MAMTITVSKKLRGDRTLAEAWPTSLDESLDERNDAEIFRAVVESMREWSLHKRERHRSKREVSKVCYEDIGCFEDTGPFSYLEMLPSPPKDVGTRFLVYGSRKARSIPMEVPAEDINDNAHRAIDPDLPTKVIVHGFGSSCDHVWVYEMRSALMTVHECNIVCVDWGPGSAVPNYVRAAANTRLVGRQLAKLIRNLEVPQEKVHLIGFSLGAHVAGFAGAELGNVSRITGLDPAGPLFESQDPRARLDETDANFVDVIHSNGEQLILGGLGSWQPMGDVDFYPNGGRMQTGCSNIFVGAVSDIIWSAPVEGRSLCNHRRAYKLFTDSVSPKCRFPAFPCPRGYDGLLKGDCFPCNFNGEDRPCGDMGYYSDKLPARGQLYLITRDEEPFCAHQYKVKVYSSRGERPTRSYGKLQITLIGEGSFNESFAMTRKDEELLVGVTLQKIVVPHPAVTNIESIEIKYTAYSGWLSSGLVTWSIDKVALVDSFGKTLSICKKGLILESGRASHLPLYPGDCEVPVEGENITSPMIVPLERMVQDRQGGIGPFTKDQNYDIRNAYSNEFTSRKKLNSKGVGPFTKEQNLRSIEGSNEYENSDDPPDNSWKIVDISNDAESNSLDNSETEGGRSFSGSNFIERVSPFTEITAEDVTTKQYLPEIREPVLRSNKKESGRSLKLSEITEPILRPRSMRQNLTRGNISSDEDRQDDEIQETSSTSTRGFTVQFLPERLAGILAQAEKYARQTLLPLISQYTPSFVGGLPRLEEPKYFPPLGDRMDNKEFVESTVRSRDQHAKQLDIRKEGVEKSEEKDEDGIVIDQTSSLNGIENKEDNVTVKRNEGNEWVPIKEPDAAISRRNSNLSRSFDEKDQEMVASTKKLLNDWVPITENMRQSTDNPVKEDLLGSTSSSTDSEDSIIITERPTFDDQTNDERRFIPLIDFENSSDFFPSTSANEIAESRSTSSPMVYTSHIQKIPRSTLDKKREPKTFPRRTMIFPYAYERRKDPRTRYIPLIPEEDIGRSITSIERDR from the exons ATGGCCATGACCATTACCGtttcaaaaaaattacgaG gaGATCGCACGCTGGCCGAGGCATGGCCGACGAGCCTCGACGAGTCACTCGACGAGAGAAACGATGCAGAAATTTTTCGAGCAGTCGTCGAATCGATGAGGGAATGGTCGCTTCACAAACGCGAACGTCATAGAAGCAAACGGGAAGTGTCAAAGGTTTGTTACGAGGACATTGGCTGTTTCGAAGATACCGGACCCTTTAGCTATCTCGAGATGTTACCTTCACCACCAAAGGACGTTGGTACCAG ATTCCTGGTTTACGGTAGCAGAAAGGCAAGATCGATACCTATGGAAGTACCTGCCgaagatataaacgataacgcTCACCGTGCCATAGATCCCGATCTACCGACCAAAGTTATCGTACACGGCTTTGGATCTAGTTGCGATCACGTGTGGGTTTACGAGATGAGATCGGCGCTAATGACCGTTCACGAGTGTAACATCG TGTGCGTAGATTGGGGCCCAGGAAGTGCCGTGCCAAATTACGTTAGGGCAGCAGCTAATACTCGACTGGTAGGACGGCAATTGGCCAAATTGATCCGTAACTTGGAAGTTCCCCAAGAGAAGGTACATTTGATCGGCTTTAGCCTTGGTGCACACGTAGCTGGTTTCGCTGGAGCAGAACTTGGAAACGTTTCTAGAATCACCG GATTGGATCCAGCTGGGCCACTCTTCGAATCTCAAGATCCCAGAGCCCGATTGGACGAGACAGATGCCAATTTTGTCGACGTGATACACAGCAATGGTGAACAATTAATACTCGGAGGACTTGGTTCTTGGCAACCAATGGGTGACGTTGATTTTTATCCCAATGGTGGAAGAATGCAAACTGGCTGCTCAAATATTTTCGTCGGAGCTGTATCCGATATCATCTGGT CTGCCCCGGTTGAAGGTAGATCTCTCTGCAATCATCGGCGTGCTTACAAGCTCTTCACCGATTCCGTCAGTCCAAAATGCCGTTTTCCTGCGTTCCCCTGTCCTCGTGGCTACGATGGTCTTCTAAAGGGTGATTGTTTTCCTTGCAACTTTAATGGCGAAGACAGGCCTTGCGGTGACATGGGTTATTACAGCGACAAATTGCCAGCCAGAGGTCAGCTTTATCTAATAACGAGAGATGAAGAACCATTTTGTGCTCATCAGTACAAAGTGAAGGTGTACAGTAGCCGCGGCGAAAGGCCAACCAGAAGTTATGGCAAATTGCAG ATAACGCTGATCGGCGAGGGATCCTTCAACGAGAGCTTTGCCATGACACGAAAAGATGAAGAACTTCTAGTGGGAGTTACGCTTCAAAAGATCGTTGTCCCTCATCCGGCAGTAACCAACATAGAATCCATCGAG ATCAAATATACAGCGTACAGTGGATGGTTATCGTCAGGCCTGGTTACTTGGAGTATAGACAAGGTAGCGTTGGTCGATAGCTTCGGTAAAACGTTATCGATATGTAAAAAAGGTTTAATCCTTGAGTCTGGACGGGCCAGTCATCTACCGCTCTATCCGGGTGATTGTGAAGTACCTGTTGAAGGAGAAAACATTACAAGTCCTATGATAGTTCCATTGGAACGCATGGTTCAAGACAGACAAGGCGGTATAGGTCCCTTCACGAAGGATCAGAATTATGATATTAGAAATGCTTATTCTAATGAGTTCACATCGAGGAAGAAACTTAACTCAAAGGGCGTTGGTCCGTTCACGAAGGAACAAAATCTTAGATCGATCGAAGGATCCAACGAATATGAGAACTCTGACGATCCTCCTGACAATTCTTGGAAAATCGTTGATATTTCGAACGACGCCGAGTCTAATTCTTTGGATAATAGCGAAACCGAAGGTGGAAGAAGTTTTTCCGGCTCGAATTTTATCGAACGAGTTTCGCCATTCACCGAGATCACCGCTGAAGACGTCACAACGAAACAATACTTGCCAGAAATTCGAGAACCCGTGTTACGTTCTAACAAGAAAGAATCTGGAAGATCTCTAAAATTGTCTGAGATCACCGAACCAATTTTGAGACCACGCTCGATGAGACAGAACCTAACTAGAGGAAATATTTCCTCGGACGAAGACAGACAAGACGACGAGATTCAAGAGACCTCGTCGACGTCTACCAGAGGCTTCACCGTACAGTTTTTACCAGAAAGATTAGCCGGAATACTTGCACAAGCCGAAAAATATGCCAGGCAAACGTTGCTGCCATTGATTTCACAATACACACCTAGTTTCGTGGGTGGTTTACCACGTCTAGAGGAACCTAAATATTTTCCACCGTTGGGCGATAGGATGGATAACAAAGAGTTTGTCGAAAGTACAGTAAGATCGAGGGATCAACATGCAAAACAGTTGGATATACGAAAAGAGGGCGTCGAAAAGAGTGAAGAGAAGGACGAGGATGGTATTGTCATTGATCAAACGAGCTCACTGAATggcatagaaaataaagaggatAACGTAAccgtaaaaagaaatgaaggtaACGAGTGGGTGCCGATCAAGGAACCGGATGCCGCGATATCTCGGAGAAACTCTAACCTGTCTCGATCTTTTGACGAGAAGGATCAAGAGATGGTTGCTTCGacgaagaaattattaaacgatTGGGTACCGATAACAGAGAATATGCGCCAATCGACGGATAATCCTGTTAAAGAGGATCTTTTAGGATCTACGAGTTCTTCGACGGATTCTGAGgattctataataattactgAAAGACCAACGTTCGACGATCAAACGAATGACGAACGTAGGTTCATACCATTGATAGATTTTGAAAATTCGAGCGATTTTTTTCCGTCGACCAGCGCAAATGAGATTGCTGAGTCTCGCTCAACGAGTAGCCCAATGGTTTACACGTCGCACATACAGAAGATTCCAAGGTCGACTTTGGACAAGAAGAGGGAACCTAAAACATTCCCAAGGAGAACGATGATCTTTCCTTACGcttacgaaagaagaaaggaccCAAGAACGAGGTACATACCGTTGATTCCCGAGGAGGACATCGGTAGATCCATAACGTCCATCGAAAGAGATCGTTGA
- the LOC124428449 gene encoding probable serine/threonine-protein kinase DDB_G0282963, with protein MFGKVPSSINSNAGPGPPHQNPTNKVPYVRPTTGTTCLSCYEVPTVQSSTSDEKAKSWCPVLSESLPCNPSQDRSLPLSTSSSVTEINGATRKEQQATFSTNRNLQSSNKSSSSIKDSTRIHRCSSNPNCPGLSSTTTKTSIGCLSPRSQRIAISSSNLESKLTRKHSVGSREFAISRELSSCKSNFRDFVQSKNNDATSESVDEVPSVVEEFVDPSTILTSATSTVHQTRVTQKSASRSNSTGDNPCCFERTTERGEPKDHYHHHQHHHHHHHHRNNLARTPAELLQQNCIDFVIQDLPTELQSSPRSYKDREKTRDTWRPTEMEGNLCGLNSCSGDSFQDGTSTKRRTGASCQALRHAVASLNRLDDFYMEKIGAGFFSEVYKVTHKVTGQVMVLKMNQLPANRPNMLKEVQLMNKLSHPNILRFMGVCVHEGQLHALTEYINGGSLEQLIMSRHTPLPHLIRMNLARDVARGMAYLHSRGLFHRDLTSKNVLIKKDENTTEMTAVVGDFGLAAKIPDPSSGYRLSTVGSPYWMSPECLKGQWYDHRSDVFSFGIVVCELIGRVPADPDVLPRSDNFGLDYLAVAEICAAADPPPAFLQLAFDCCTYEPKSRPTFPEIMSSLDSMIGNYEEESKSNISNRQSADPALMSSMDEIVREGRTMRRRTARLRSQSADARGCDNATPSDKARCHSSRRVAELASRRDPHYRPMTANPFHALGGVKKILGDLFSSCLELPSLEDVRPSVTDGVSKFKPAQNDSIAKILDRKKPNSEPSSPTARKKWERKVATKVGAASLFAHPLFRDGWEPRRRGSCESGFWSCVGEDLSPEPPNRRHTSTLSSSAASSLFLLDDHRTSSIYTDSSEDIASLGGGDSSCWEDRLSGIGSSSKTISKIVEYFERKQATAGSLRLCDHDSVAPSRMSLLRASLEGPVPLCSISAAQRLVVCEGAVRSKLPLFDKK; from the exons ATGTTCGGGAAGGTGCCATCCAGTATCAATTCGAACGCAGGCCCTGGACCACCCCATCAAAATCCTACGAATAAAGTCCCTTACGTCAGGCCAACGACTGGGACGACGTGCCTTTCGTGTTACGAAGTACCAACTGTTCAATCTAGTACTTCCGATGAGAAGGCAAAGTCTTGGTGTCCGGTGTTATCCGAGTCATTGCCGTGTAATCCTTCGCAAGATCGTTCCTTACCCCTATCCACTTCGTCCTCCGTTACGGAGATAAACGGAGCCACGAGAAAGGAGCAACAAGCTACGTTCTCGACAAACAGGAACCTGCAATCCAGCAATAAATCCTCTTCTTCCATCAAGGACTCTACAAGGATCCACAGATGTTCTTCCAATCCCAATTGCCCTGGTCTGTCGAGTACAACTACGAAAACTTCTATTGGTTGTCTCTCGCCGAGATCCCAAAGGATTGCCATCAGCTCTTCGAATCTCGAGTCAAAACTGACGAGAAAACACTCTGTCGGTAGTCGAGAATTTGCAATTAGCAGAGAATTGTCTTCGTGCAAGTCTAACTTCAGAGACTTTGTTCAATCGAAAAACAACGATGCTACCTCTGAAAGCGTCGACGAAGTTCCGAGCGTCGTCGAGGAGTTTGTCGATCCTTCGACGATCCTGACGAGCGCTACTTCGACCGTTCATCAAACACGAGTCACACAAAAATCCGCGTCTAGGTCGAACTCGACGGGTGACAATCCTTGTTGCTTTGAAAGAACGACGGAAAGAGGCGAGCCCAAggatcattatcatcatcatcaacatcatcatcaccatcatcatcatcgcaACAATCTTGCCCGAACACCAGCCGAACTTTTGCAACAAAATTGCATCGACTTCGTCATTCAGGATTTACCGACCGAATTGCAATCCTCGCCGAGAAGTTACAAGGATCGTGAAAAAACTCGTGACACTTGGAGACCAACTGAGATGGAGGGAAATTTGTGTGGACTGAACTCTTGCTCCGGTGACTCCTTCCAAGATGGTACCTCCACCAAGAGGAGAACCGGTGCATCCTGTCAAGCGCTAAGGCACGCCGTTGCTTCCTTGAATCGTCTCGATGACTTTTACATGGAGAAAATTGGCGCTGGTTTCTTTTCCGAGGTCTACAAG GTTACACACAAGGTAACTGGTCAGGTGATGGTCCTAAAAATGAACCAACTGCCTGCGAATAGGCCGAACATGTTGAAGGAGGTTCAACTTATGAACAAACTCAGCCATCCAAACATACTCAG gTTTATGGGAGTCTGCGTTCACGAGGGTCAACTACATGCCTTGACGGAATACATAAACGGTGGTAGCCTGGAGCAATTGATAATGTCACGGCATACACCGTTGCCCCACCTGATACGCATGAATCTTGCAAGAGACGTCGCACGTGGAATGGCCTATTTGCACAGCCGCGGCCTCTTTCATCGCGATCTAACTTCAAAGAACGTCCTCATTAAGAAGGACGAGAATACGACGGAGATGACTGCTGTGGTCGGTGATTTTGGATTAGCAGCTAAGATACCAGATCCTAGTTCGGGTTATAGACTGAGCACAGTAGGCAGTCCTTATTGGATGTCACCGGAATGTTTGAAGGGTCAATGGTACGATCACAGATCAGACGTTTTCTCATTTGGTATCGTCGTTTGCGAGTTGATCGGTCGCGTTCCTGCTGATCCAGACGTTCTACCACGCTCAGATAACTTTGGCCTCGATTATCTGGCCGTGGCGGAGATCTGTGCGGCTGCCGACCCACCACCTGCCTTCTTGCAGCTAGCCTTCGATTGCTGTACC TACGAGCCTAAATCGAGGCCAACTTTCCCAGAGATCATGTCCAGTCTTGACAGCATGATCGGCAATTATGAGGAGGAATCTAAAAGCAATATAAGTAATAGGCAATCGGCCGATCCAGCTCTAATGTCGAGCATGGATGAAATCGTTCGAGAAGGTCGTACGATGCGACGTAGGACAGCTCGACTTAGAAGTCAATCCGCTGATGCCAGAGGTTGCGATAACGCGACGCCATCGGACAAAGCTAGATGTCATTCATCGAGAAGAGTAGCTGAGCTGGCTAGCCGAAGAGATCCACATTATAGACCTATGACAGCAAATCCATTTCACGCGTTGGGCGGCGTTAAGAAGATCTTGGGGGACCTTTTTTCCAGTTGTTTGGAGTTACCATCGCTCGAAGATGTTAGACCGAGCGTTACCGACGGCGTTAGCAAATTCAAACCGGCGCAGAATGATAGTATCGCCAAAATCCTGGATAGGAAGAAGCCTAATTCGGAACCTAGCAGTCCTACGGCGAGAAAGAAATGGGAAAGGAAG GTGGCTACGAAAGTCGGCGCGGCTAGTCTTTTCGCTCATCCTCTCTTCCGAGATGGCTGGGAACCAAGAAGACGAGGTAGCTGCGAATCAGGTTTCTGGAGTTGCGTCGGGGAAGACCTCAGCCCTGAGCCACCGAATCGTCGACACACGTCGACCCTTAGCAGCTCTGCGGCCAGTAGTCTTTTCCTGCTGGACGATCATAGAACCAGTTCGATATATACGGATTCTTCCGAAGACATAGCCAGTCTTGGCGGTGGAGATTCTTCTTGTTGGGAGGATAGACTAAGCGGGATTGGATCGTCTAGTAAAACGATTTCAAAGATAGTCGAGTATTTTGAGAGGAAACAGGCAACGGCAGGTAGTCTGAGACTTTGCGATCACGATTCGGTAGCTCCTAGTAGGATGAGCTTGTTGAGAGCAAGCTTGGAGGGTCCAGTTCCATTGTGTAGTATTTCGGCAGCTCAGAGGCTAGTCGTGTGCGAGGGAGCTGTTCGCAGCAAATTGCCTCTTTTCGATAAGAAATGA
- the LOC124428448 gene encoding uncharacterized protein LOC124428448 isoform X1, whose protein sequence is MIGKTLLLVLWILRWISFLGDRTLAEAWPTSLDESLDERNDAEIFRAVVESMREWSLHKRERHRSKREVSKVCYEDIGCFEDTGPFSYLEMLPSPPKDVGTRFLVYGSRKARSIPMEVPAEDINDNAHRAIDPDLPTKVIVHGFGSSCDHVWVYEMRSALMTVHECNIVCVDWGPGSAVPNYVRAAANTRLVGRQLAKLIRNLEVPQEKVHLIGFSLGAHVAGFAGAELGNVSRITGLDPAGPLFESQDPRARLDETDANFVDVIHSNGEQLILGGLGSWQPMGDVDFYPNGGRMQTGCSNIFVGAVSDIIWSAPVEGRSLCNHRRAYKLFTDSVSPKCRFPAFPCPRGYDGLLKGDCFPCNFNGEDRPCGDMGYYSDKLPARGQLYLITRDEEPFCAHQYKVKVYSSRGERPTRSYGKLQITLIGEGSFNESFAMTRKDEELLVGVTLQKIVVPHPAVTNIESIEIKYTAYSGWLSSGLVTWSIDKVALVDSFGKTLSICKKGLILESGRASHLPLYPGDCEVPVEGENITSPMIVPLERMVQDRQGGIGPFTKDQNYDIRNAYSNEFTSRKKLNSKGVGPFTKEQNLRSIEGSNEYENSDDPPDNSWKIVDISNDAESNSLDNSETEGGRSFSGSNFIERVSPFTEITAEDVTTKQYLPEIREPVLRSNKKESGRSLKLSEITEPILRPRSMRQNLTRGNISSDEDRQDDEIQETSSTSTRGFTVQFLPERLAGILAQAEKYARQTLLPLISQYTPSFVGGLPRLEEPKYFPPLGDRMDNKEFVESTVRSRDQHAKQLDIRKEGVEKSEEKDEDGIVIDQTSSLNGIENKEDNVTVKRNEGNEWVPIKEPDAAISRRNSNLSRSFDEKDQEMVASTKKLLNDWVPITENMRQSTDNPVKEDLLGSTSSSTDSEDSIIITERPTFDDQTNDERRFIPLIDFENSSDFFPSTSANEIAESRSTSSPMVYTSHIQKIPRSTLDKKREPKTFPRRTMIFPYAYERRKDPRTRYIPLIPEEDIGRSITSIERDR, encoded by the exons gaGATCGCACGCTGGCCGAGGCATGGCCGACGAGCCTCGACGAGTCACTCGACGAGAGAAACGATGCAGAAATTTTTCGAGCAGTCGTCGAATCGATGAGGGAATGGTCGCTTCACAAACGCGAACGTCATAGAAGCAAACGGGAAGTGTCAAAGGTTTGTTACGAGGACATTGGCTGTTTCGAAGATACCGGACCCTTTAGCTATCTCGAGATGTTACCTTCACCACCAAAGGACGTTGGTACCAG ATTCCTGGTTTACGGTAGCAGAAAGGCAAGATCGATACCTATGGAAGTACCTGCCgaagatataaacgataacgcTCACCGTGCCATAGATCCCGATCTACCGACCAAAGTTATCGTACACGGCTTTGGATCTAGTTGCGATCACGTGTGGGTTTACGAGATGAGATCGGCGCTAATGACCGTTCACGAGTGTAACATCG TGTGCGTAGATTGGGGCCCAGGAAGTGCCGTGCCAAATTACGTTAGGGCAGCAGCTAATACTCGACTGGTAGGACGGCAATTGGCCAAATTGATCCGTAACTTGGAAGTTCCCCAAGAGAAGGTACATTTGATCGGCTTTAGCCTTGGTGCACACGTAGCTGGTTTCGCTGGAGCAGAACTTGGAAACGTTTCTAGAATCACCG GATTGGATCCAGCTGGGCCACTCTTCGAATCTCAAGATCCCAGAGCCCGATTGGACGAGACAGATGCCAATTTTGTCGACGTGATACACAGCAATGGTGAACAATTAATACTCGGAGGACTTGGTTCTTGGCAACCAATGGGTGACGTTGATTTTTATCCCAATGGTGGAAGAATGCAAACTGGCTGCTCAAATATTTTCGTCGGAGCTGTATCCGATATCATCTGGT CTGCCCCGGTTGAAGGTAGATCTCTCTGCAATCATCGGCGTGCTTACAAGCTCTTCACCGATTCCGTCAGTCCAAAATGCCGTTTTCCTGCGTTCCCCTGTCCTCGTGGCTACGATGGTCTTCTAAAGGGTGATTGTTTTCCTTGCAACTTTAATGGCGAAGACAGGCCTTGCGGTGACATGGGTTATTACAGCGACAAATTGCCAGCCAGAGGTCAGCTTTATCTAATAACGAGAGATGAAGAACCATTTTGTGCTCATCAGTACAAAGTGAAGGTGTACAGTAGCCGCGGCGAAAGGCCAACCAGAAGTTATGGCAAATTGCAG ATAACGCTGATCGGCGAGGGATCCTTCAACGAGAGCTTTGCCATGACACGAAAAGATGAAGAACTTCTAGTGGGAGTTACGCTTCAAAAGATCGTTGTCCCTCATCCGGCAGTAACCAACATAGAATCCATCGAG ATCAAATATACAGCGTACAGTGGATGGTTATCGTCAGGCCTGGTTACTTGGAGTATAGACAAGGTAGCGTTGGTCGATAGCTTCGGTAAAACGTTATCGATATGTAAAAAAGGTTTAATCCTTGAGTCTGGACGGGCCAGTCATCTACCGCTCTATCCGGGTGATTGTGAAGTACCTGTTGAAGGAGAAAACATTACAAGTCCTATGATAGTTCCATTGGAACGCATGGTTCAAGACAGACAAGGCGGTATAGGTCCCTTCACGAAGGATCAGAATTATGATATTAGAAATGCTTATTCTAATGAGTTCACATCGAGGAAGAAACTTAACTCAAAGGGCGTTGGTCCGTTCACGAAGGAACAAAATCTTAGATCGATCGAAGGATCCAACGAATATGAGAACTCTGACGATCCTCCTGACAATTCTTGGAAAATCGTTGATATTTCGAACGACGCCGAGTCTAATTCTTTGGATAATAGCGAAACCGAAGGTGGAAGAAGTTTTTCCGGCTCGAATTTTATCGAACGAGTTTCGCCATTCACCGAGATCACCGCTGAAGACGTCACAACGAAACAATACTTGCCAGAAATTCGAGAACCCGTGTTACGTTCTAACAAGAAAGAATCTGGAAGATCTCTAAAATTGTCTGAGATCACCGAACCAATTTTGAGACCACGCTCGATGAGACAGAACCTAACTAGAGGAAATATTTCCTCGGACGAAGACAGACAAGACGACGAGATTCAAGAGACCTCGTCGACGTCTACCAGAGGCTTCACCGTACAGTTTTTACCAGAAAGATTAGCCGGAATACTTGCACAAGCCGAAAAATATGCCAGGCAAACGTTGCTGCCATTGATTTCACAATACACACCTAGTTTCGTGGGTGGTTTACCACGTCTAGAGGAACCTAAATATTTTCCACCGTTGGGCGATAGGATGGATAACAAAGAGTTTGTCGAAAGTACAGTAAGATCGAGGGATCAACATGCAAAACAGTTGGATATACGAAAAGAGGGCGTCGAAAAGAGTGAAGAGAAGGACGAGGATGGTATTGTCATTGATCAAACGAGCTCACTGAATggcatagaaaataaagaggatAACGTAAccgtaaaaagaaatgaaggtaACGAGTGGGTGCCGATCAAGGAACCGGATGCCGCGATATCTCGGAGAAACTCTAACCTGTCTCGATCTTTTGACGAGAAGGATCAAGAGATGGTTGCTTCGacgaagaaattattaaacgatTGGGTACCGATAACAGAGAATATGCGCCAATCGACGGATAATCCTGTTAAAGAGGATCTTTTAGGATCTACGAGTTCTTCGACGGATTCTGAGgattctataataattactgAAAGACCAACGTTCGACGATCAAACGAATGACGAACGTAGGTTCATACCATTGATAGATTTTGAAAATTCGAGCGATTTTTTTCCGTCGACCAGCGCAAATGAGATTGCTGAGTCTCGCTCAACGAGTAGCCCAATGGTTTACACGTCGCACATACAGAAGATTCCAAGGTCGACTTTGGACAAGAAGAGGGAACCTAAAACATTCCCAAGGAGAACGATGATCTTTCCTTACGcttacgaaagaagaaaggaccCAAGAACGAGGTACATACCGTTGATTCCCGAGGAGGACATCGGTAGATCCATAACGTCCATCGAAAGAGATCGTTGA